DNA sequence from the Bradyrhizobium sp. CIAT3101 genome:
CAGGTGCCCGGCTATCCCTCGCTGGTGATCGGCCTGATGACGATCGGCGGCGTGCAGCTCATCATGATCGGCATCGTCGGCGAATATATCGGCAAGATCCTCTCGGAGCTGAAGGCGCGTCCGATCTACTTCGTCGCCGAGCATAGCGAAAAGCATTTCGAGGCCGACAAGGCCCAGGACGCTTCAAGCCAAGATGCTTCAAGCCAGGACGCATCCAGCAGGACCGCAGCCGAATGAGCGCGGCGGCAGCGCCGCGACCGATCTGGCTCTGCGCCGACGATTACGGCATCAGCCCGGGTGTCAATCGCGCCATCCGCGACCTGATCGAGCGCGGCCGCCTCAACGCGACCTCGGTGATGATGGTGGGCCCCGCGATCGAGCGTGGCGAGGTCGATGCGCTCCAGGCTGCGGCGAAGACCAGCCCGCGCTGCGCGATCGGATTGCACGTGACGCTGTCGGCGCCGTTCCGTCCCCTCACCATGCATTTCCGTCCACTCGACGGCGACATGTTCATGGCCTTTCCAAAACTGCTGCGCGCCGGATTTCTGCGACGGCTCGACCGCGAATTCTTCCGCAACGAGGTGAGAGCGCAACTCGCCGCTTTCGCGGAAGCGTTCGGCCGCGCGCCCGACTTCGTCGACGGCCACCAGCACGTGCAACTGTTTCCGCAGGTGCGCGACGGCTTCATCGATGCCGTCAGCGAGGCAGCACCACAGGCGTGGGTGCGCCAGGGCGGACGCGACCTGCCGCTGGCGCAACGGCTGGCGTCACCAAAGGCCATGGTGCTCGATGTCCTCAGCGCACAATTCCGCCGCCGTGCGGGGCGCGCCGGTCTTGCGTTCAATCCCGCCTTTGCCGGCGCCTATGATTTCACGCGCGCGGCCGATTTCGGCGAATTGATGCGGCAGTTCCTGGACGGTCTCCCCGAGGGCGGTCTCGTGATGTGCCATCCCGGCTTCGTCGACGAGGTCCTCGCCGGCCTCGACCCGATGACGGATGTCAGGGAACGCGAGCATGCCTATCTCGCCAGCGACGCCTTCGCGCAGCTGCTGGCGGCCAGCCACGTGACATTGGGATGAAACCGGCGAAGGCCGGGGGTCGCGAGGCAGTCTGTCGCATACGGAAATTTAATCCGGCCGCCACTGTTGGGGCCACAACGGAACCCTACATCCCGCTTGCGCTTGTTTCGCGCGAGGGAGACAGACCATGACGCCGCAGGAACGCCAGCTCGTCGACGAGCTTTTCGACCGGCTTTCGAAACTGGAAAATGCACCGCGCGATCCCGACGCGATCGCCGCGATTTCGGACGGCCTACGCAAGGCGCCGGGCGCAGTCTATGCGCTGGTGCAGACCACGCTGTTGCAGGACGAAGCGCTGAAGCGCGCGCATAACCGCATCCAGGAGCTGGAAGCGGCCCATGCGCCCGAGCAGCCCCAGTCCGGCGGCTTCCTCGACACCATGCGCGACACGCTGTTCGGCTCGAGCCCGTCGCGCGGCTCGGTTCCGAACGTGCCGCCGCGTGACTCCCGGCCGGTCTGGAACAGCGGCCAGGCGATGCAGCAGGCCCAGCCGGGCTACGGCCAGCCGCCTTATGGTCAGGCCTACGGACAGGGTCAGGGTTACGGCCAAGGCTACGGCGCCCCGCCGGTCGGCGGTGGCG
Encoded proteins:
- a CDS encoding ChbG/HpnK family deacetylase yields the protein MSAAAAPRPIWLCADDYGISPGVNRAIRDLIERGRLNATSVMMVGPAIERGEVDALQAAAKTSPRCAIGLHVTLSAPFRPLTMHFRPLDGDMFMAFPKLLRAGFLRRLDREFFRNEVRAQLAAFAEAFGRAPDFVDGHQHVQLFPQVRDGFIDAVSEAAPQAWVRQGGRDLPLAQRLASPKAMVLDVLSAQFRRRAGRAGLAFNPAFAGAYDFTRAADFGELMRQFLDGLPEGGLVMCHPGFVDEVLAGLDPMTDVREREHAYLASDAFAQLLAASHVTLG
- a CDS encoding DUF2076 domain-containing protein is translated as MTPQERQLVDELFDRLSKLENAPRDPDAIAAISDGLRKAPGAVYALVQTTLLQDEALKRAHNRIQELEAAHAPEQPQSGGFLDTMRDTLFGSSPSRGSVPNVPPRDSRPVWNSGQAMQQAQPGYGQPPYGQAYGQGQGYGQGYGAPPVGGGGGSFLGTAAAAAAGVVGGSLLLSSIRGMMGGGSHQAFGDTTIIEERGGGGSAGGNPWSGDQSGSSLARDAGLNDIGSNRDSRQGLFDEASNDRDGNDQDYDNNDSGNMDLADDSDFGNDDGGSDYA